In Microbacterium maritypicum, the following are encoded in one genomic region:
- the hemC gene encoding hydroxymethylbilane synthase, translating into MSTPIRLGTRRSALAQAQSGHVATALEKLSGRRVELVPITSEGDTNRASLSEIGGQGIFATRLREALLAGECDFLVHSLKDLPTAIPDGLVIAATPKREDPRDVVLTRDGIPLHELRSGSTVGTGSPRRIAQVRRRAPGAEVVDIRGNVDSRLARVSTGELDAVILAAAGLSRLGAESPLRREELGLAEWPTAPGQGSLAVETREDAPEELRAALVGLDDLDTRLAITVERAILEGLDAGCQAPMAAHAVVDGSSIRVRTVVYAVDGGRRIGLDVTEDLNGEYIRRNGSGNGADAADGADPVHAARELGFTVARRLLDQGAAGLVPREQ; encoded by the coding sequence ATGAGCACCCCCATCCGTCTGGGCACCCGTCGCAGCGCGCTCGCGCAGGCGCAGTCCGGTCATGTCGCCACGGCCCTCGAGAAGCTCTCGGGGCGCCGGGTCGAGCTCGTCCCCATCACCAGCGAGGGTGACACCAATCGCGCCTCGCTCTCCGAGATCGGCGGCCAGGGCATCTTCGCCACGCGACTTCGCGAGGCCCTGCTCGCCGGGGAGTGCGACTTCCTGGTGCACTCCCTGAAGGATCTGCCGACGGCCATCCCCGACGGCCTCGTGATCGCGGCGACCCCGAAGCGGGAGGATCCGCGTGACGTGGTGCTCACCCGTGACGGCATCCCGCTGCACGAGCTGCGCTCCGGGAGTACGGTCGGCACCGGCTCGCCGCGCCGCATCGCCCAGGTGCGCAGGCGGGCGCCGGGCGCCGAAGTCGTCGACATCCGCGGCAACGTCGACTCCCGGCTGGCGCGGGTCTCCACCGGGGAGCTCGACGCGGTGATCCTCGCCGCGGCAGGGCTTTCGAGGCTCGGGGCGGAGTCTCCGCTGCGTCGCGAGGAGCTCGGTCTCGCCGAGTGGCCGACCGCGCCGGGCCAGGGTTCTCTCGCCGTCGAAACACGGGAGGACGCGCCGGAAGAGCTGCGCGCGGCGCTCGTCGGTCTCGACGACCTCGACACCCGACTCGCCATCACGGTGGAGCGCGCGATCCTCGAAGGACTCGACGCGGGATGCCAGGCGCCGATGGCCGCTCACGCCGTGGTCGACGGGTCTTCGATCCGTGTCAGGACCGTCGTCTACGCCGTCGACGGCGGGCGCCGGATCGGCCTCGACGTCACCGAAGACCTGAACGGGGAGTATATTCGTCGGAACGGCAGTGGCAATGGAGCGGATGCTGCCGATGGTGCAGACCCGGTGCACGCAGCGCGCGAGCTCGGGTTCACTGTTGCCCGTCGGCTGCTCGATCAAGGGGCGGCCGGCCTCGTACCCCGAGAGCAATAA
- the hemQ gene encoding hydrogen peroxide-dependent heme synthase — protein MMSEERDENPSGFTLWAVWRRNPDVPVTETESTELETIVSYVEDSGVTVRGFYDVSGLKADADLMVWLHGETAEELQKALRRLRRTELLRPLLPVWNVMGVHRDAEFNRAHVPGFLRGVEPKDWLCLYPFVRTPEWYLAPEEERRKMLADHGRKGAAFTGVLANTVASFALGDYEWLLPLEADELTDLVDLMRDLRYTDARLYVKEEVPFYTGRRLRFDEIADVLQ, from the coding sequence ATGATGTCCGAAGAGCGCGATGAGAACCCGTCCGGCTTCACCCTCTGGGCCGTCTGGCGACGAAACCCCGACGTTCCCGTGACGGAGACCGAGTCGACCGAGCTCGAGACGATCGTCTCCTACGTCGAGGACTCCGGCGTGACCGTCCGCGGCTTCTACGACGTCTCCGGCCTCAAGGCCGACGCCGATCTCATGGTCTGGCTGCACGGCGAGACCGCCGAGGAGCTGCAGAAGGCGCTGCGTCGCCTGCGCCGCACCGAACTGCTCCGCCCGCTCCTCCCGGTGTGGAACGTCATGGGCGTGCACCGCGACGCCGAGTTCAACCGCGCCCACGTGCCCGGCTTCCTCCGCGGGGTCGAGCCGAAGGATTGGCTGTGCCTCTACCCGTTCGTGCGCACGCCGGAGTGGTACCTGGCCCCCGAGGAGGAGCGTCGCAAGATGCTCGCCGACCACGGCCGCAAGGGCGCTGCGTTCACCGGCGTCCTCGCCAACACGGTCGCCTCGTTCGCGCTCGGCGACTACGAGTGGCTGCTGCCCCTCGAGGCCGACGAGCTCACCGACCTCGTCGACCTGATGCGCGACCTCCGCTACACCGACGCCCGCCTGTACGTGAAGGAGGAGGTGCCCTTCTACACGGGGCGCAGACTCCGGTTCGACGAGATCGCGGACGTTCTGCAGTAA
- a CDS encoding phage holin family protein, giving the protein MPRGYRDRADDSLLTLLGDLPELVTNLVKAEIDAAKAWVSRTSKDAGIGSVWFVVALFFLFWAVPVILVFAIAGLSSWWPVWLSAIVVFGILILAVLLFALLGILKFRKVLRRQNPAQAVAEDIRLVKEAGDDEF; this is encoded by the coding sequence ATGCCCCGCGGATACCGAGATCGTGCCGACGACAGTCTGCTGACCCTCCTCGGGGATCTTCCGGAACTCGTCACGAATCTGGTCAAGGCCGAGATCGACGCCGCCAAGGCGTGGGTCTCGCGCACCTCGAAGGATGCCGGCATCGGTTCCGTGTGGTTCGTCGTCGCGCTGTTCTTCCTGTTCTGGGCCGTGCCGGTGATCCTCGTGTTCGCGATCGCGGGGCTGTCGTCCTGGTGGCCGGTGTGGCTGTCGGCGATCGTCGTGTTCGGCATCCTGATCCTCGCCGTGCTGCTGTTCGCGCTGCTGGGCATCCTGAAGTTCCGCAAGGTTCTCCGCCGTCAGAACCCGGCGCAGGCCGTGGCCGAAGACATCCGACTCGTGAAGGAGGCCGGCGATGACGAATTCTGA